The Candidatus Hydrogenedentota bacterium genome has a segment encoding these proteins:
- a CDS encoding HNH endonuclease translates to MSWYVYIPIALFLLYLLVRAWRALRGAFVKTHCDICEFAFAPEEEKYRWEIDGQWATLCPRCNKKLENKIAAERFDAFFAEREDGADAPAPDAAPRREPIPAQVKREVWRRDGGACVECGSRELLEFDHIIPVSKGGANTVRNLQLLCERCNRMKSDQIQ, encoded by the coding sequence GTGTCCTGGTATGTGTATATCCCCATTGCGCTGTTTCTGCTGTACCTGCTGGTCCGGGCGTGGCGCGCGCTTCGCGGGGCCTTCGTAAAGACGCACTGCGACATTTGCGAGTTCGCCTTCGCGCCGGAGGAGGAGAAGTACCGCTGGGAGATCGACGGGCAGTGGGCCACGCTGTGCCCGCGATGCAACAAGAAGCTGGAGAACAAGATTGCGGCGGAGCGCTTCGACGCGTTTTTCGCGGAGCGCGAGGACGGCGCGGACGCCCCGGCGCCGGACGCCGCCCCGCGCCGCGAGCCGATTCCGGCGCAGGTGAAGCGCGAGGTCTGGCGTCGCGACGGTGGCGCCTGCGTGGAATGCGGGTCGCGGGAGCTGCTGGAGTTTGACCACATCATCCCGGTGTCGAAGGGCGGTGCGAATACGGTGCGGAATCTACAGCTGCTGTGCGAGCGGTGCAACCGGATGAAGTCGGACCAGATTCAGTAG